The Longimicrobium sp. genome has a segment encoding these proteins:
- a CDS encoding S41 family peptidase: MMHSLSRLLIPLLLTPALASAAPAQERPELAGNWLVRVAGPRPLTTVLSLDERGGVLTPRAFSWQQTVVPTSATRTDSGLVVALTARGVESALDVAVRGDSLRGSWRAAGQAPRSVSGMRLPRETLAPLTGTAVFDSVVGVLQRHFFDPGYNGADWAGLVAEARGRVAAASSDGEAYAVISGLLRALGTSHLGFTPVVRLAAPPSANTATPPAPAAPAPSVSWQVLSPSMGYLRIASFSPSGAALMPEVMRMDSAFAAMAGLPAIVIDLRGNEGGSVDLAYRLGQHLSARPVPAGYFVVRRGFDSRGMRSAAALDPATIPPLPSDGSVSGAMLTGAVDAAGGAAMLYIGGGIARPYTGRIAILTDQNTGSAAEAVAAILKESRGAVTIGERTAGAMLSAADVMVAPGWRLRYPAMDFRTAAGVRVEGNGVAADVPVPPADRAALLRAAAQALRVPAP; the protein is encoded by the coding sequence ATGATGCATTCTCTCAGCCGTCTTCTGATCCCCCTCCTGCTCACGCCCGCGCTCGCGTCCGCCGCCCCTGCGCAGGAGCGGCCCGAACTCGCAGGCAACTGGCTCGTCCGCGTGGCCGGCCCGCGGCCGTTGACGACCGTGCTGTCGCTGGACGAGCGCGGCGGTGTGCTCACTCCCCGCGCCTTCTCCTGGCAGCAGACCGTCGTGCCCACCTCCGCCACGCGGACGGACTCGGGGCTCGTGGTCGCCCTGACGGCGAGGGGAGTCGAGTCCGCGCTGGACGTGGCCGTGCGAGGCGATTCCCTGCGCGGCAGCTGGCGCGCCGCTGGCCAGGCGCCCCGCTCCGTGTCCGGCATGCGCCTGCCGCGCGAGACGCTGGCCCCGTTGACCGGGACGGCGGTGTTCGACAGTGTTGTGGGGGTGCTGCAACGGCACTTCTTCGATCCCGGGTACAACGGCGCCGACTGGGCCGGGCTGGTGGCCGAGGCGCGCGGCCGCGTCGCCGCCGCCAGCTCCGACGGCGAGGCGTACGCGGTCATCAGCGGGCTCCTTCGTGCGCTGGGCACCTCGCACCTGGGCTTCACCCCCGTGGTGCGCCTTGCGGCGCCGCCGTCGGCGAACACGGCAACCCCGCCCGCGCCGGCCGCGCCCGCCCCGTCCGTGAGCTGGCAGGTGCTGTCGCCGTCGATGGGGTACCTGCGCATCGCCAGCTTCAGCCCGTCGGGCGCGGCGCTGATGCCCGAGGTGATGCGGATGGACAGCGCCTTCGCGGCGATGGCGGGGCTGCCGGCCATCGTCATCGACCTGCGCGGAAACGAGGGCGGCTCGGTAGACCTGGCCTACCGACTGGGGCAGCACCTGAGCGCCAGGCCCGTGCCCGCCGGCTACTTCGTCGTTCGCCGCGGGTTCGACAGCCGGGGCATGCGATCCGCGGCCGCGCTGGACCCGGCGACCATCCCTCCGCTGCCCAGCGACGGCTCGGTGAGCGGCGCCATGCTGACGGGCGCGGTGGATGCCGCCGGGGGGGCGGCCATGCTGTACATCGGCGGCGGCATCGCGCGGCCGTACACGGGGCGCATCGCCATCCTCACCGACCAGAATACCGGGAGCGCCGCGGAGGCCGTGGCCGCCATCCTCAAGGAATCGCGTGGAGCCGTCACCATCGGCGAGCGCACGGCGGGCGCCATGCTCTCGGCGGCGGACGTGATGGTGGCGCCCGGATGGCGGCTTCGGTACCCCGCGATGGACTTTCGCACCGCCGCCGGCGTCCGCGTAGAAGGGAATGGCGTGGCGGCGGACGTGCCCGTTCCCCCCGCGGACCGCGCCGCGCTGCTCCGCGCCGCTGCCCAGGCCCTGCGCGTTCCCGCACCCTGA
- a CDS encoding 5'-nucleotidase: MPLDLSTTLVIGISATALFDLHEADRMFSEKAALDPDTAIDEYRAYMLAREDDLLSPGTGFPLIKALLRLNQHTLPGAPPIVEVVVMSRNSPETGIRVLQTIRAMDLGISRSAFTAGEPVTDYLEAFDVDLFLTTSVADAQRVIDSRTCAAAVLSPPPRNAPEPPEEQVRIAFDGDAVLFDEESELVYKKHGLAAFHQAEDNLQHVPLPEGPYAAFLKKLAKMQERLPMRVEHSPVRIAIVTARNSPAEMRVIRTMREWGVYVDQAFFLGGVGKGKVLGAFKPHIFFDDQEVHLRDAAGLVPSGRVPYLTGSLLASPAVLKEAEPLGAEPGSNAESERLGDDFGSPPE, from the coding sequence ATGCCCCTCGATTTGTCCACGACACTCGTTATAGGTATCAGTGCTACCGCGCTGTTTGATCTTCATGAGGCGGACCGCATGTTCTCGGAGAAAGCGGCACTAGATCCCGATACCGCGATCGACGAATACCGCGCGTACATGCTGGCGCGGGAGGATGATCTGCTTTCCCCTGGAACGGGCTTTCCTCTGATCAAGGCACTACTCCGTCTCAATCAGCATACACTTCCAGGCGCTCCGCCCATCGTTGAGGTAGTCGTGATGTCGCGGAATAGCCCGGAAACCGGAATCCGCGTCCTTCAAACCATCAGGGCGATGGACCTTGGGATCTCCCGCTCCGCGTTCACAGCTGGCGAACCTGTAACGGATTACCTTGAAGCGTTCGACGTTGATCTATTCCTCACGACGAGTGTTGCCGATGCGCAACGGGTTATTGATAGCCGTACGTGCGCTGCCGCTGTTCTGTCGCCCCCTCCTCGAAACGCGCCGGAACCTCCGGAAGAGCAGGTGCGGATCGCGTTTGACGGTGATGCTGTGCTTTTTGATGAAGAGAGCGAATTGGTTTACAAGAAGCATGGGCTCGCCGCATTCCATCAAGCTGAGGACAACCTCCAGCATGTCCCTCTGCCGGAAGGCCCGTATGCGGCTTTTTTGAAAAAGCTGGCGAAAATGCAGGAGCGGCTCCCGATGCGGGTAGAGCATTCACCGGTTAGAATCGCCATCGTGACCGCCCGCAACAGCCCCGCAGAGATGCGTGTGATTCGCACTATGCGGGAGTGGGGTGTCTACGTAGACCAGGCATTCTTTCTTGGCGGGGTTGGTAAAGGGAAAGTGCTCGGTGCATTCAAACCACATATCTTCTTTGATGACCAAGAGGTACACTTACGCGACGCCGCCGGCTTAGTGCCTAGCGGGCGCGTCCCCTACCTCACTGGTTCACTATTAGCCTCCCCGGCAGTGCTGAAAGAGGCGGAGCCACTCGGGGCTGAGCCTGGCTCGAATGCGGAAAGTGAACGACTCGGCGATGACTTTGGCTCTCCTCCAGAGTAA
- a CDS encoding sensor histidine kinase codes for MAMTAGSGRRRWALYAVAWLPMLAAYFGAIMAAGGPVGPIFMLAVSNTLPAALAGIGVVHACARIPWGSRGRVAFFGIHVGLAIAYSLAWCGGMLAVRTLVESLWMGRLQVATLTFEELRWQLGAGVLLYVTIAAVRYVAEVGDRLRQQEARAARAEALRTRAEMQALRAQINPHFLFNTLHSLLELVSAGDGRAEEAIERFGTLLHRTCDVRLDAADDVPLNEEMQLVRDYLWIEQLRLGARLIAELEVDDDTLRCTVPAFVLQPLVENAVKHAASMRVAPTCIRIRAARDGGRLHLSVEDDGPGAILEQVERAPGAGLRLVRGRLVARDGDSGQMRITTAPGAGFRVDVGLLAGAPALAAAGQG; via the coding sequence ATGGCAATGACCGCCGGCTCCGGCCGGCGCCGCTGGGCCCTGTACGCGGTGGCGTGGCTCCCCATGCTGGCCGCGTACTTCGGCGCCATCATGGCCGCTGGCGGCCCCGTGGGCCCCATCTTCATGCTGGCGGTGAGCAACACCCTTCCGGCCGCACTGGCCGGGATCGGGGTGGTGCACGCGTGCGCGCGCATCCCGTGGGGCAGCCGCGGCCGCGTCGCGTTCTTCGGCATCCACGTTGGGCTGGCCATCGCCTACTCGTTGGCGTGGTGCGGCGGAATGCTGGCCGTGCGCACCCTCGTGGAGTCGCTGTGGATGGGGCGGCTGCAAGTCGCCACGCTCACCTTCGAGGAGCTTCGCTGGCAGCTGGGGGCCGGCGTGCTGCTGTACGTGACCATCGCGGCCGTGCGCTACGTGGCCGAGGTGGGCGATCGCCTGCGCCAGCAGGAGGCGCGCGCCGCCCGGGCCGAGGCGCTGCGGACGCGCGCGGAGATGCAGGCACTGCGCGCGCAGATCAACCCGCACTTCCTGTTCAACACCCTTCATTCGCTGCTGGAGCTGGTGAGCGCGGGCGATGGGCGGGCCGAGGAGGCCATCGAACGATTCGGCACGCTGCTTCACCGCACCTGCGACGTTCGCCTGGACGCGGCCGACGACGTGCCGCTGAACGAGGAGATGCAGCTGGTGCGCGACTACCTGTGGATCGAGCAGCTTCGCCTGGGCGCGCGCCTGATCGCCGAGCTGGAGGTGGATGACGACACATTGCGGTGCACCGTGCCGGCGTTCGTGCTGCAGCCGCTGGTGGAGAACGCGGTGAAGCACGCGGCGTCCATGCGCGTGGCGCCGACGTGCATCCGCATCCGCGCGGCCCGGGACGGCGGCCGGCTGCACCTATCGGTGGAGGATGACGGGCCGGGCGCCATCCTCGAGCAGGTGGAGCGTGCGCCGGGCGCGGGGCTGCGGCTGGTGCGCGGCCGGTTGGTGGCGCGCGATGGAGACAGCGGACAGATGCGGATCACCACCGCGCCCGGGGCAG